A stretch of the Agromyces larvae genome encodes the following:
- a CDS encoding glycosyltransferase family 2 protein, translated as MIIVTYQSANDLATLITSLRAEAQQQRVRVIVADNSSQDETLHVAREFDDVVVFETGGNLGYAGGINIALGQVGETDSILVLNPDLVVEPGCLLRLRERMRTTGAGLVVPRILEADGGHFISLRREPTVARAVGDAAFGVAFGSRPTAWSEWVLRPDEYAAPHRIEWATGAALLIDARVADEIGSWDERFFLYSEETDYFRRVREAGYHVWYEPAAVVRHSRHGSGVSMDLERLIAVNRLRYMRKHASPLRSAIYRGVIVMHQIVRADKPVYRAMLRAVVFESSWTSLPRARRYPPRERYAQATGVIIIDARDRESDVERVLKVLRPFTAGSPVGIFIIGDLKLAHASRLDPAALPTGVTIIDDPPVGRTLLDVVETVSGGWPRVVVDARADVSSAAILDTLDFLRDADLEHASAHPPTAWDVAAASWVVRSYLRARARVCGATDPVRDTAVSGFTAGDHGSAASQIVETDLVLVPAPRTTRALFGTLKRTGAVAPPTRPAGARAGALAGIFGTVRGPFSLVDAAVFTLLTTVSRSRRTIGHES; from the coding sequence GTGATCATCGTCACCTATCAGAGCGCGAACGATCTCGCTACGCTCATTACATCGCTGCGAGCCGAGGCCCAACAGCAACGTGTCCGCGTCATCGTCGCGGACAATTCATCGCAGGACGAGACACTCCACGTCGCGCGCGAGTTCGACGATGTCGTCGTCTTCGAGACGGGTGGCAACCTCGGCTACGCCGGTGGCATCAACATCGCGCTCGGGCAGGTCGGCGAAACCGATTCCATCCTCGTGCTCAATCCCGACCTCGTCGTGGAACCCGGATGCCTCCTTCGGCTCCGAGAGCGGATGCGCACAACTGGGGCAGGGTTGGTCGTCCCGCGAATACTCGAGGCTGACGGTGGACACTTCATCTCGCTCCGTCGCGAACCAACCGTCGCGCGCGCAGTCGGCGATGCCGCCTTCGGAGTCGCCTTCGGGAGCAGGCCGACCGCCTGGAGCGAATGGGTTCTTCGACCTGACGAATACGCTGCACCGCATCGCATTGAATGGGCGACAGGCGCGGCACTGCTCATCGATGCACGCGTCGCCGACGAAATTGGCTCGTGGGACGAGCGATTCTTCCTCTACTCGGAGGAGACCGACTACTTTCGACGTGTTCGTGAGGCGGGGTATCACGTCTGGTACGAGCCGGCCGCCGTTGTGCGCCATTCCCGACATGGCTCGGGTGTCTCGATGGATCTCGAGCGCCTGATCGCCGTGAATCGCCTCCGCTATATGCGGAAACACGCAAGCCCGCTCAGGTCGGCGATCTATCGGGGTGTCATCGTGATGCACCAGATCGTGCGAGCCGACAAACCCGTCTATCGGGCGATGCTTCGTGCAGTCGTGTTCGAGTCGTCGTGGACATCGCTCCCGAGGGCGCGACGATACCCGCCTCGCGAACGCTACGCGCAGGCGACCGGCGTCATCATCATCGACGCCCGGGACCGCGAATCGGATGTCGAGCGTGTGCTGAAGGTGCTCAGGCCATTCACGGCCGGCTCCCCCGTCGGCATCTTCATCATCGGCGACCTCAAACTCGCTCACGCGAGCCGACTCGATCCCGCGGCGCTGCCTACCGGCGTGACGATCATCGACGACCCACCGGTTGGCCGAACGCTCCTCGATGTCGTGGAGACGGTCTCCGGGGGATGGCCCCGAGTGGTGGTGGATGCCCGCGCGGACGTTTCGTCGGCGGCAATCCTCGACACGCTCGACTTCCTCCGAGATGCCGACCTCGAGCATGCGAGCGCTCACCCTCCGACCGCGTGGGATGTCGCAGCAGCATCCTGGGTCGTCCGGTCCTACCTTCGGGCTCGGGCTCGCGTCTGCGGCGCCACGGATCCAGTACGCGATACCGCCGTCAGCGGGTTCACCGCGGGTGATCACGGAAGTGCTGCTTCGCAGATTGTGGAGACGGATCTCGTGCTCGTTCCCGCGCCTCGCACCACGCGCGCCCTCTTCGGGACACTCAAGCGGACTGGTGCCGTAGCGCCACCGACAAGACCCGCTGGCGCACGTGCGGGAGCGCTCGCCGGCATATTCGGTACGGTTCGAGGGCCTTTCTCGTTGGTCGATGCCGCGGTCTTCACGCTGCTGACCACGGTTTCCCGCTCTCGGAGAACGATCGGTCACGAGTCATGA
- a CDS encoding GMC oxidoreductase, producing the protein MTLLRSWTEPPGDVDCCVIGAGPVGLAFAMAAAEAGLTVLLVDAGTERSAARDIRPHSGQRTEILDPARHAPLQQTVRRGVGGTSSIWGGRCVPFEPIDFEERDYVPDSAWPIDARDVEPYVETAARFLDCGASVFRSDQPDWNGLGDIHMSNLERWARQPKFATRLGRRVIDHPNVTALLDTRLVDADFAADGKVARLVVERAGTQMRLRARSYVLALGGLETTRFLLEQQRRRPDSFGGPDGPLGRYYMGHLTGSIADIVLDDPARAADLDFVLDEHDTYVRRRFSFSEEAQRKHRVLNTAFYLDNPPFYEHEHRNPTLSLVFLGLILRPIGRRILAEGIRLRHIGRPPYRISAHLRNVLRKPWRAVGDVLDILRRRYLSSVRKPGFILRNDRGRYGLHYHAEQLPFADSRLTMATAPDGTPVLRVDYRYQEEDIDSLLRCHQLLDERLRESGIGRLEYLAADPAGVRESAWEQTTDGFHSIGTTRMGFDPTDGVVDRDCRTFWSSNLFIASSSVFRTAGEANPTFLAACLGVRLANHLSGVSRRSTDETCPGDAHEQQTNAVRS; encoded by the coding sequence ATGACACTGCTCCGATCCTGGACGGAGCCGCCCGGTGACGTGGACTGCTGCGTCATCGGCGCCGGCCCCGTCGGGCTCGCATTCGCGATGGCGGCCGCGGAGGCCGGGCTCACCGTCTTGCTCGTGGACGCGGGTACAGAGCGCTCCGCGGCGCGAGACATCCGGCCGCACTCCGGCCAGCGGACGGAGATCCTCGATCCGGCCCGCCACGCGCCGCTCCAGCAGACCGTTCGACGCGGGGTCGGTGGCACGTCGTCGATCTGGGGAGGTCGATGCGTACCATTCGAGCCGATCGACTTCGAGGAGCGCGACTACGTACCCGACAGCGCGTGGCCGATCGATGCTCGCGATGTCGAGCCGTATGTCGAAACGGCAGCGCGGTTCCTCGACTGCGGCGCATCCGTCTTTCGGTCGGATCAACCGGATTGGAATGGCCTCGGCGACATCCACATGTCGAATCTCGAGCGTTGGGCACGCCAGCCAAAGTTCGCCACCCGACTCGGCCGAAGGGTCATCGATCACCCCAATGTGACGGCTCTGCTCGACACACGCCTGGTCGACGCGGATTTCGCTGCAGACGGAAAGGTCGCGCGCCTCGTCGTCGAGCGGGCAGGCACTCAGATGCGCCTTCGGGCTCGATCGTATGTGCTCGCTTTAGGGGGTCTGGAGACCACCCGTTTCCTGCTCGAGCAGCAGCGTCGGCGGCCCGACTCATTCGGCGGCCCGGACGGACCACTCGGGCGGTATTACATGGGTCATCTGACTGGAAGCATCGCCGACATCGTGCTCGACGATCCTGCCCGCGCCGCCGACCTCGACTTCGTCCTCGACGAGCACGACACGTACGTCCGGCGTCGGTTCTCGTTCAGCGAGGAGGCCCAGCGCAAGCACCGGGTGCTGAACACGGCCTTCTACCTCGACAACCCGCCATTCTACGAGCACGAGCACCGCAACCCCACACTCTCCCTCGTATTCCTCGGGCTGATCCTGCGGCCGATCGGCCGCCGTATTCTCGCGGAGGGAATCCGCCTTCGCCACATCGGTCGGCCGCCGTACCGGATCTCCGCGCACCTGCGGAACGTCCTTCGCAAGCCGTGGCGCGCGGTCGGCGATGTTCTCGACATCCTGCGCCGACGATACCTGTCGTCCGTCCGGAAGCCCGGGTTCATCCTGCGGAACGACCGAGGCCGGTATGGCCTGCACTATCATGCCGAACAGCTGCCGTTCGCTGACAGTCGGCTGACCATGGCTACGGCTCCGGACGGCACGCCGGTCCTCCGAGTCGACTACCGGTATCAGGAGGAGGACATCGATTCCTTACTTCGGTGCCACCAGCTGCTCGACGAGCGGCTCCGCGAGTCCGGAATCGGGCGACTGGAGTATCTCGCTGCCGACCCGGCGGGTGTACGTGAGTCCGCGTGGGAGCAGACGACTGACGGCTTCCACAGCATCGGCACAACGCGCATGGGTTTCGACCCGACGGATGGAGTCGTAGACCGCGACTGCCGTACGTTCTGGTCGTCCAACCTCTTCATCGCGTCGAGCAGCGTGTTCCGGACCGCCGGCGAAGCGAACCCGACGTTCCTCGCCGCGTGCCTCGGTGTGCGGCTCGCGAATCATCTGTCCGGGGTGTCGAGGCGCTCGACCGACGAAACCTGCCCGGGAGATGCGCACGAGCAGCAAACGAATGCGGTCCGCTCGTGA
- a CDS encoding O-antigen ligase family protein, whose product MLTVYLVLLLAIPSNVVIEPLGSLGRPSMLWGLLLFAWWVMARLQAPSYAVSRVPQPVRTALGALLIVALVSYASALLRGQPFDQVSPASTSMFRLFAWAGVLLVALEGVRTIRDLTTLVRRMTIIVSLLALLGMVQFVTGRVLVDFFGSIPGLEVSWGGVDARGDFTRAVGTATHPLEYAAALSAALPIAIAVLLAKGFRQDNQQGAWGWWLPVVFISVSSLLAVSRSAIIGFAVAVIGMIHAVPRAYRLVVVLGGAVIAGGIVVAVPGLFTMLVRLFAESGTDASTTSRTDGLARAPEFILTSPWFGAGFGTFLPRYYIFDNQWVLTTVELGILGVLALAAIFLAAIWSAFSARKRSRHADVMVLGSAFSTSVLSLGVLFAFFDGLSFPIAAGLFFLVAGLCGALRTIGEADHSMTSAAPFPTTALN is encoded by the coding sequence ATGCTCACGGTCTACCTCGTGCTGTTGCTCGCGATTCCATCGAACGTCGTGATCGAGCCGCTCGGCTCGCTCGGGCGACCGTCGATGCTCTGGGGACTTCTCTTGTTCGCCTGGTGGGTGATGGCTCGACTTCAAGCGCCGAGCTACGCCGTTTCTCGCGTACCGCAACCAGTGCGTACGGCGTTGGGCGCGCTCCTCATTGTCGCCCTCGTGAGCTATGCGAGCGCATTGCTGCGCGGCCAGCCGTTCGATCAGGTCAGTCCAGCGTCGACTTCGATGTTCCGGTTGTTCGCGTGGGCCGGAGTGCTCCTTGTCGCGCTCGAGGGCGTTCGTACCATTCGTGATCTGACCACGCTCGTGCGGCGCATGACGATCATCGTGAGTCTGCTCGCGCTCCTCGGCATGGTCCAATTCGTGACCGGACGGGTCCTGGTCGACTTCTTCGGCTCAATCCCCGGGCTCGAAGTCTCGTGGGGGGGCGTCGATGCGCGCGGCGACTTTACCAGAGCGGTCGGCACGGCCACGCACCCGCTCGAGTACGCCGCCGCGCTGAGTGCGGCATTACCAATCGCGATCGCGGTCCTTCTGGCGAAGGGGTTCCGCCAGGACAACCAGCAGGGAGCATGGGGCTGGTGGTTGCCAGTGGTCTTCATTTCGGTTTCGTCGCTGCTCGCCGTCTCTCGCTCGGCGATCATCGGTTTCGCCGTCGCGGTAATCGGAATGATTCACGCGGTGCCGCGAGCGTATCGTCTGGTGGTCGTGCTCGGCGGAGCTGTGATCGCCGGCGGAATCGTCGTGGCGGTGCCTGGCTTGTTCACGATGCTGGTCCGGCTGTTCGCCGAGTCGGGGACTGACGCGAGCACGACCTCACGCACAGACGGTCTCGCGCGAGCGCCCGAGTTCATTCTGACGAGCCCCTGGTTCGGTGCCGGCTTCGGTACGTTTCTTCCCCGGTACTACATCTTCGACAATCAGTGGGTGCTCACGACCGTCGAACTGGGCATCCTTGGCGTTCTCGCGTTGGCTGCGATCTTCCTTGCGGCGATTTGGAGCGCGTTCAGTGCCAGGAAGCGTTCTCGGCATGCTGATGTGATGGTTCTCGGTAGCGCATTCTCGACATCCGTCTTGTCGCTCGGAGTGCTCTTCGCGTTCTTCGACGGCCTATCGTTTCCGATCGCCGCCGGGCTCTTCTTCCTCGTGGCTGGACTGTGCGGTGCGTTGCGCACAATAGGGGAAGCTGATCACTCGATGACTTCGGCTGCGCCGTTTCCCACGACCGCGTTGAACTGA
- a CDS encoding glycosyltransferase → MTMRAAARLESAVDLALPSDGAVLQSFSPAWAVDVRGRAANARGAIIIPAHNEEAVIDRTLRSITRLGGLPGIEVIVVCNGCSDGTAAAARRHPGIRVLEITTASKTAAMNAGDAAASRWPRLYLDADIDIEPVTVLTLFDALAEGGALAARPYFAYDIGDASAPVRAYYRARSRIPAPATRLWGAGGYAANEIGHRRFGVFASVTADDSWFDEQFEEEEKLVVPAPPMRVRTPRDMHSLLAVLARQHRGHVELGIPSAAQKRVRAVLASIRGPRSAIDACWYLALTAIARRPSAWIMRRREVVWERDASTRVGRPRATPQTHNDEARR, encoded by the coding sequence ATGACGATGAGAGCGGCTGCTCGGCTCGAGTCAGCGGTCGACCTCGCTCTTCCGAGCGATGGCGCCGTCCTTCAGTCGTTCTCGCCCGCGTGGGCCGTCGACGTGCGCGGGCGCGCGGCCAACGCTCGTGGCGCGATCATCATTCCCGCACACAACGAGGAAGCAGTGATCGACCGCACGCTGCGCTCGATCACTCGATTGGGCGGACTGCCGGGCATCGAGGTCATCGTGGTGTGCAACGGATGCTCCGACGGCACCGCGGCGGCCGCGCGCCGGCATCCGGGAATCCGTGTCCTCGAGATCACGACCGCGTCGAAGACCGCCGCCATGAACGCCGGGGACGCTGCTGCCAGCAGGTGGCCGCGACTCTACCTGGACGCTGATATCGACATCGAGCCGGTGACCGTGCTCACTCTCTTCGACGCACTCGCCGAAGGTGGAGCGCTGGCGGCTCGTCCCTACTTCGCTTACGACATCGGCGATGCTTCCGCACCCGTGCGGGCCTACTATCGCGCACGCAGCCGCATCCCCGCACCTGCGACCAGACTCTGGGGAGCGGGAGGCTATGCGGCGAACGAGATCGGACACCGCCGTTTCGGGGTGTTCGCGTCGGTGACGGCAGACGACTCGTGGTTCGACGAACAGTTCGAGGAGGAAGAGAAGCTGGTGGTCCCTGCACCGCCGATGCGGGTACGCACACCACGCGACATGCACAGCCTCCTCGCTGTGCTCGCCCGCCAGCACCGCGGCCATGTAGAACTCGGGATCCCCTCGGCGGCGCAGAAGCGTGTCCGAGCTGTGCTCGCCTCGATTCGAGGCCCTCGGAGCGCGATCGACGCATGCTGGTATCTCGCTCTGACGGCGATCGCCCGCCGCCCGTCCGCGTGGATCATGCGGCGGCGCGAAGTCGTGTGGGAGCGGGATGCATCAACCCGCGTAGGGCGCCCCCGTGCGACACCGCAGACCCACAACGACGAGGCCCGACGATGA
- a CDS encoding glycosyltransferase family 4 protein: protein MKRDGVSERRVRKILLIAPACDGEDISEAWNAFQWARLLSERFELTVIASYKKGHTPLSKQLSNARVIEWSEPPFVSRFERLNSLMQPGYAPFYFRARRWIRRQLASGEQFDLAHQVVPVAMRYPSPAAGLGIPFVIGPVGGSLLSPPAFVCEEGATPWYQRLRGIDRFRLKHDRSLRATYESADCVVGIAPYVRDVLSDSPIRRFESMSEVALHEVQPPIDRARRAGPVRLLHVGRTIRTKGLRDVIRALAELRDLSLVLDVLGDGNDRAACEALVHELGLGDRVTFHGMVARAAVDEFYREADIFVFPSYREPGGGVVLEALSHGLPLILADRGGPAAFVDDASAIRVPAVTPEQLARDCAAAIRSLVEDPALRIRMGEAARSHAASHHLWRHRLDQMGRYYEQVARPVSQ from the coding sequence GTGAAACGAGACGGTGTCAGCGAACGCCGTGTACGCAAGATCCTCCTGATCGCGCCGGCGTGCGACGGCGAGGACATCAGCGAAGCATGGAACGCGTTCCAGTGGGCCAGGCTGCTGTCGGAACGGTTCGAGTTGACAGTGATCGCCTCGTACAAGAAGGGGCACACCCCGCTCTCGAAGCAGCTGTCCAACGCTCGCGTCATCGAATGGAGTGAGCCGCCATTCGTCAGCAGGTTCGAAAGACTCAACAGCCTCATGCAGCCGGGGTACGCACCGTTCTATTTTCGGGCACGCCGCTGGATCCGGCGCCAGCTCGCCTCTGGCGAGCAGTTCGACCTCGCGCACCAAGTGGTCCCCGTTGCCATGAGGTATCCGTCTCCGGCGGCCGGCTTGGGCATCCCGTTCGTCATCGGTCCGGTGGGGGGAAGCCTGCTGTCACCACCCGCGTTCGTCTGTGAAGAGGGGGCGACTCCCTGGTATCAGAGGCTGCGGGGCATCGACCGATTCCGGCTGAAACACGATCGCTCCTTGCGCGCGACCTATGAGTCCGCGGACTGTGTCGTCGGAATCGCGCCCTACGTACGCGACGTTCTATCGGATAGTCCGATCCGTCGCTTCGAATCGATGAGCGAAGTCGCATTGCATGAGGTACAGCCCCCGATCGATCGGGCCAGGCGAGCCGGCCCGGTCCGACTCCTGCACGTCGGACGAACCATCCGAACGAAAGGATTGCGCGACGTTATCCGAGCTCTCGCAGAGCTGCGGGACCTTTCCTTGGTCCTCGACGTACTCGGCGACGGCAATGATCGCGCAGCTTGTGAAGCACTCGTCCACGAGCTCGGCCTCGGTGACCGCGTTACATTCCATGGAATGGTCGCGCGCGCTGCGGTTGACGAGTTCTATCGCGAGGCCGATATCTTCGTGTTCCCGAGCTACCGCGAGCCTGGTGGCGGCGTCGTGCTCGAGGCCCTGTCGCACGGCCTCCCGCTCATCCTCGCTGATCGAGGGGGGCCTGCGGCATTCGTTGACGACGCCAGCGCGATCAGGGTCCCTGCCGTCACTCCCGAACAACTCGCCCGCGACTGCGCCGCGGCCATTCGGAGCCTGGTGGAGGATCCGGCGCTCAGAATCCGCATGGGCGAGGCTGCGCGATCGCACGCCGCGAGCCATCATTTGTGGAGGCATCGACTCGACCAAATGGGCCGATACTACGAGCAAGTAGCGCGGCCCGTGAGCCAGTAG
- a CDS encoding DUF4082 domain-containing protein has product MALIGTSVVVPALATPATVGLFSESVRPTTPVESEPYTVELGVTLSSDRPGTLTGVQFYRSAAQHGSYAATVWSSHGRRIAQATFPKSSTPGWQTAALDRPVRLAAGETITVSYLASGGHFAVSGKTYAKTYRKNGLTVPRGGGMFRYGRGFPTLSYHGPNYLVDVVFAPGPVPTPRPTATKRPTTPTPTPTPKPAPAPSPTPTPTPSVDPSPTAAPSNPQPNELNLPHVPWEGGSEYWAQFPAATDWADSSFFPIGVWWGNVSSADEVNWDKAHGINFYAGMWEGTDFSLFEEGGVYWVGPKLNNTFKETSRYWPGVFMDDEVDGWSDTPADGFAHLQAIKDRWAASGKFLYANYTSLVIGPDMVLKDQQRYVNEFTDAVSVDLYWYTAPYCDFQPYRGWLLADPVELGACHTSSSYGKTVNGLTQRDAADGTLQPRWNYIELLDPSDPYYDYDLTISPDQIKGAAMNSIINEARGLIYFNQSFQGPCPSGMAIRDAQTKGAKWCGYRQIEAMGEVNNFVKSLARVLNTQSYEWSFGSGLDTMLKAYDGSAYIFAMTDGTTGSRSFKLPAGIDGKTVEVVGESRTLSVSDGSFTDAFPNEYTYHVYKIAL; this is encoded by the coding sequence ATGGCGCTGATCGGGACTTCCGTGGTCGTGCCCGCCCTCGCTACACCGGCAACCGTTGGATTGTTCAGCGAAAGCGTCCGCCCGACGACCCCTGTCGAATCGGAGCCGTACACCGTGGAACTCGGGGTGACGCTCTCGAGCGATCGCCCCGGTACCCTCACTGGCGTCCAGTTCTACCGCAGCGCGGCGCAACACGGGTCGTACGCTGCCACCGTGTGGTCCTCGCACGGTCGTCGAATCGCCCAAGCGACGTTCCCGAAGTCATCCACCCCGGGGTGGCAGACCGCGGCGCTCGACCGGCCGGTACGGCTCGCTGCCGGTGAGACGATCACCGTCTCGTACCTCGCCTCCGGAGGCCACTTCGCGGTGTCTGGAAAGACGTACGCCAAGACCTATCGCAAGAATGGGCTGACGGTGCCTCGCGGCGGAGGCATGTTCCGGTATGGGAGAGGCTTCCCAACCTTGAGTTATCACGGGCCCAACTATCTCGTCGATGTGGTGTTCGCTCCGGGTCCGGTGCCGACTCCGAGACCGACTGCCACGAAACGTCCCACCACGCCCACGCCCACGCCGACACCGAAGCCAGCACCAGCACCGTCACCGACACCCACGCCGACACCGAGCGTTGATCCGTCGCCCACAGCTGCTCCTTCGAATCCGCAGCCCAACGAGCTCAACCTCCCGCACGTGCCGTGGGAAGGCGGGTCCGAATACTGGGCGCAATTCCCCGCCGCAACCGACTGGGCGGACTCGTCGTTCTTCCCCATCGGGGTCTGGTGGGGAAATGTGAGCAGCGCCGATGAAGTCAATTGGGACAAAGCCCACGGCATCAACTTCTACGCAGGAATGTGGGAAGGCACAGACTTCTCCCTCTTCGAAGAGGGCGGCGTGTACTGGGTCGGGCCGAAACTGAACAACACGTTCAAGGAGACTTCGCGCTATTGGCCCGGCGTGTTCATGGACGACGAGGTCGACGGTTGGTCGGACACTCCAGCGGACGGATTCGCACACCTGCAGGCGATCAAAGACCGCTGGGCTGCGAGCGGCAAGTTCCTGTATGCCAACTACACGAGCCTGGTGATCGGCCCAGACATGGTGCTGAAAGACCAGCAACGTTACGTCAACGAATTCACCGATGCCGTGTCCGTGGATCTCTATTGGTACACCGCCCCATACTGCGACTTCCAGCCGTACCGGGGGTGGTTGCTCGCCGATCCAGTCGAGCTGGGTGCGTGCCACACGTCCTCGAGCTATGGCAAGACAGTCAACGGGCTGACGCAGCGTGACGCGGCAGATGGAACGCTGCAACCGCGTTGGAACTACATCGAACTCCTGGACCCATCCGATCCGTACTACGACTACGACCTCACGATTTCGCCCGACCAGATCAAAGGCGCCGCCATGAACTCGATCATCAACGAAGCTCGCGGCCTGATCTACTTCAACCAATCCTTCCAAGGTCCCTGCCCGTCGGGCATGGCCATCCGGGACGCGCAGACGAAGGGCGCGAAATGGTGCGGGTACAGGCAAATCGAAGCGATGGGTGAAGTCAACAACTTCGTGAAGAGCCTCGCGCGGGTACTGAACACACAGTCATACGAATGGAGCTTCGGGAGCGGTCTCGACACGATGCTCAAGGCGTACGACGGCAGTGCGTACATCTTTGCGATGACCGACGGAACGACCGGGAGCCGCTCCTTCAAGCTCCCTGCGGGCATCGACGGCAAGACGGTGGAGGTGGTTGGCGAGAGCCGCACGCTCTCCGTCTCGGACGGCTCGTTCACCGACGCCTTCCCGAACGAGTACACGTACCACGTGTACAAGATCGCGCTCTGA
- a CDS encoding WecB/TagA/CpsF family glycosyltransferase has protein sequence MTLIERREAEPGAASAIRRVRLGGVPVDLCSLDEAVELVSRRATSGGDRPLAVVSVNLDHLHHFGDGRALNGAFGLREGRRSAIEWLHLIDGAPIAAHAQRLTGRPHPRLAGSDLIAPVLERAEREGAAIGFLGGSPDTHAALSESLREHYPRLRVAGLWAPDRADLLDADRSADLAAEIAAAQVSVLVVCLGKPRQELWIDRFGAETGANVLLAFGAVVDFLAGRVSRAPTWVADAGLEWAWRLALEPRRLFRRYVVQGPGAYAMLRRAGT, from the coding sequence ATGACGTTGATCGAGCGCCGCGAGGCGGAGCCGGGTGCGGCATCCGCGATCCGACGGGTGCGCCTCGGCGGCGTACCGGTCGACCTGTGCTCGCTCGACGAGGCGGTCGAGCTGGTCTCCCGCCGCGCGACGTCGGGCGGCGACCGACCGCTGGCCGTCGTCTCGGTGAATCTCGACCACCTGCACCACTTCGGCGACGGGCGTGCGCTCAACGGCGCGTTCGGCCTGCGCGAGGGCCGACGCAGCGCGATCGAGTGGCTCCACCTGATCGACGGCGCGCCGATCGCCGCCCACGCGCAGCGGCTCACCGGTCGGCCGCACCCGCGGCTGGCCGGCAGCGACCTCATCGCGCCGGTGCTCGAACGGGCCGAACGCGAGGGCGCCGCCATCGGATTCCTCGGCGGATCGCCCGACACGCACGCCGCGCTGTCCGAGTCGCTCCGCGAGCACTACCCGCGGCTCCGCGTCGCCGGGCTCTGGGCGCCCGATCGCGCCGACCTGCTCGACGCCGACCGGTCGGCCGACCTGGCCGCCGAGATCGCCGCCGCCCAGGTGTCCGTGCTCGTCGTCTGCCTCGGCAAGCCGCGCCAAGAGCTCTGGATCGACCGCTTCGGCGCCGAGACCGGAGCGAACGTGCTGCTCGCATTCGGCGCGGTCGTCGACTTCCTCGCCGGGCGGGTGAGCCGTGCCCCGACGTGGGTCGCCGACGCGGGACTCGAATGGGCCTGGCGGCTCGCGCTCGAACCGCGGCGACTCTTCAGACGCTACGTCGTCCAGGGGCCGGGCGCGTACGCGATGCTCCGACGAGCAGGGACATGA
- a CDS encoding acyltransferase, giving the protein MSTHDPSTFDVAEAPIVRVAASASIDSTAIIGDGTTIWHLTQLREHAVIGADCIIGRNVYVGPGVVIGDRCKVQNSALLYEPSVLEDGVFVGPGVVFTNDEFPRAVNPDGTLKSADDWTPVGVTVRTGASIGARSVCIAPVTIGEWSLVAAGAVVTTYVPPFALVVGTPARRVGWVGRAGVPLVPVGDDIWRCPRTGARYTETADGLREGE; this is encoded by the coding sequence GTGAGCACCCATGATCCGTCCACCTTCGACGTCGCCGAGGCTCCGATCGTCCGCGTCGCAGCCTCGGCGTCGATCGACTCGACCGCGATCATCGGCGACGGAACGACCATCTGGCACCTCACCCAGCTGCGCGAGCACGCCGTCATCGGCGCCGACTGCATCATCGGACGCAACGTGTACGTCGGCCCGGGCGTGGTGATCGGCGACCGCTGCAAGGTGCAGAACAGCGCACTGCTCTACGAACCCTCGGTCCTCGAGGACGGCGTGTTCGTCGGGCCGGGCGTGGTGTTCACGAACGACGAGTTCCCCCGCGCGGTGAACCCCGACGGCACGCTGAAGTCCGCAGACGACTGGACGCCGGTGGGGGTCACGGTGCGCACCGGCGCCTCGATCGGCGCCCGATCGGTCTGCATCGCGCCCGTGACGATCGGCGAGTGGTCGCTGGTGGCGGCCGGGGCCGTGGTGACGACCTACGTACCCCCGTTCGCCCTCGTCGTCGGCACGCCGGCCCGCCGGGTGGGTTGGGTCGGACGCGCGGGCGTACCGCTCGTGCCGGTCGGCGACGACATCTGGCGGTGCCCGCGCACCGGCGCACGCTACACCGAGACCGCTGACGGGCTCCGCGAGGGGGAGTGA